From Demequina lutea, a single genomic window includes:
- the nadD gene encoding nicotinate-nucleotide adenylyltransferase, giving the protein MTNERIGVLGGTFDPIHLGHMVVASEVCAALALDRVILVPAHRQPFKDSTGHASPAQRIAMCRLAVEGDDRLEVSDVDIARGGLTYSVDTLTDLAAEHPGAELFFIAGADAVSRLSEWREPARLMQLATFVGVRRKGSPIPALTPPHLVVETPEVGVSSTEVRRRRRTGEPVRYLVPDPVAAYIAQHALYLGGPDA; this is encoded by the coding sequence GTGACTAACGAACGCATCGGCGTCCTGGGGGGCACGTTCGACCCAATTCACCTCGGCCACATGGTGGTGGCGAGCGAGGTGTGTGCCGCGCTCGCACTCGATCGCGTGATCCTGGTCCCCGCCCACCGGCAGCCCTTCAAGGACTCCACTGGCCACGCCTCGCCCGCACAGAGAATCGCAATGTGCCGGCTCGCGGTCGAGGGTGATGACAGGCTCGAGGTCAGCGACGTCGACATTGCGCGCGGAGGCCTGACCTACTCGGTCGACACGCTTACCGACCTCGCAGCCGAACATCCGGGCGCGGAATTGTTCTTCATCGCGGGGGCCGACGCCGTGTCCCGTTTGTCCGAATGGCGCGAGCCCGCACGGCTCATGCAGTTGGCCACGTTCGTCGGCGTGCGGAGGAAGGGTAGCCCTATACCTGCGTTAACTCCGCCACACTTGGTGGTCGAGACACCAGAAGTGGGGGTATCCTCGACCGAAGTTCGGCGCCGCCGTCGGACCGGTGAGCCGGTGCGCTACCTGGTCCCCGATCCAGTTGCCGCCTATATTGCCCAACACGCGCTGTACCTCGGAGGACCGGATGCCTGA